The stretch of DNA ATACACCTTGAGCATCTaacaatttacaaaaaaattttgaaattttgttttcttagaaataaatgtttcgttttttttcttttttcttttttcttttttttttctatgaagCAACTTGAATTCAAAACTTGAAACCTCTCAAGTATCAATCATGGAGCCCAGCCGGTTTTAGTTAACTGTGGCAAGTACGGTCGGTAATTCTTTAAATCAtagtataagaaaaaaaatattgatacgACGAACTGAGAATTGAATCTCTTATAAAATAGGTGTATTTGATAACCCATTttgggtgggattagctaactcCACTTAACCCCATCAAATTCCAacgaaatactattttttatcataataatccactatccttcttatcccacctactccaaccaaacactattttttactattctgaactaactccaacccccaaccaaatacaaaaatacttTAACCTCATCTTAACTCTGAACGTAAtcctattcctgaaataactagttttttcttaaccccgaaccaaatggtAACGTCTGTGGAGAGGTCATATCATTGCTCTTATCATTTTCCCTTCTATAATTAGTTAACACCCTCCTCTCCAGTATccaaatcctctctctctctctctctctctctctctctctctagttatTACTACCTCCATCATATGGCCTCTTCCTCGATGATCAAGCTCTCTTACCAAAAGCTCCACAAACTCCCCACAACCTCAGATGATCATGAGCCCTCTACACTAACAaagagaagcagcagcagcagcagcagaagaagaagaagcaattgGCTAAGGTTAGACAACGGCGTCGGCAGGAGAAGGCGATGGCACCGCCCGAGAGTGACGGTCGCAGGCCTGCGCAGGCTTATAAGGAGAAAGGCGATGGCGGTGCGCAGCGCGGTGGCGAAGGTGGCGAGGAGGTTGAAAGAAGGGCGGCCCTACGCCGCGGAGCTCTTCGCCGGAAACTACATGTTCATGCAAGTAGGCCCCTCaccgacggcgacgacgacgacgacgacggcggcgatgGCGACGGCGATGATGATGGGCTTCTCGCAAAAGCAGTTTTCGACGAGCCACCATGCCCAGCAACAGCACCGTGGCTCCTTCCCACAGCACTATTCTGCAAGGTTTAGCTACTGAGGTTCCAGCTGATATACCAAGGAGACTAGCtgattataagtttaattaaataACTCTTTTCGAATTTtgttgataagaaaaagagggagaatATGATAGAGTTGTAAGGAGTTGAGCTCGGTGTAAGAGCATTTGTGCTCGTGACATTTTAATAATTGAATTATCTTAAGATTTATGCAATATTATTAGTGATATATATGTCccgttaaatttttttgattagtGTTGTATGAATTTTGAGAcgatccaatgactaaaaagtCACTAAcatttaaaagcacaggagttCAATTTGAATTATAAGATTACAATTAAAAAGCAATTGTAGAGTACATAATAGGTACACATAGGATGTATATACGATAACATTCTTGTATTGttgttaatattattttatatcattGTTATTACTAGTGGGGGACCACACTTCGCAGTAGAGAGGTAAAATATCACAaaatagttatattattttatagtttagaaATTTAAACATAATACTAATTATGCCTAGTTGTATAAATGAATTTGCCATATTGCT from Ananas comosus cultivar F153 linkage group 18, ASM154086v1, whole genome shotgun sequence encodes:
- the LOC109724275 gene encoding uncharacterized protein LOC109724275 codes for the protein MASSSMIKLSYQKLHKLPTTSDDHEPSTLTKRSSSSSSRRRRSNWLRLDNGVGRRRRWHRPRVTVAGLRRLIRRKAMAVRSAVAKVARRLKEGRPYAAELFAGNYMFMQVGPSPTATTTTTTAAMATAMMMGFSQKQFSTSHHAQQQHRGSFPQHYSARFSY